The genomic region TTAATATTATTGTCCCTTGCTGCATTTTCAGCTGGTAATCCAAACGCATCCCAGCCAATTGGGTGCAAAACCTCAAATCCATGAGCTCTCTTGTAACGTGCTATAACATCTCCTATTGCATAGTTACGCAGGTGCCCCATATGAATCTTACCAGATGGATATGGAAACATTTCCAACACGTAACATTTCTTCTTTTTACTATCTTTGCTTACAGAAAAATCCCACTTATTTTGGTAGAATTTTTCAACGTTTTTAAAATTATATTTCATAAATTCAATCACAGTTTATATGTACTAAAGGATCGACTGCTTGACCATTATGCCTTATTGTGAAACACATCTGCGGATCTTTATCTTGTGTGCTTGATTTACCTGCAGATCCAATTACTTGACCTTGTTTTACTTTATCACCAATTTCAACTTGTATATTTTTTAAATAGGAGTACATAGTCATGTAATTATCTTTATGTTCCACTATAATTAAATTTCCGTACCACCTCAGGCCTTTGCCTACGTATATTACTTTGCCAGGTGCAGAAGCAATAACCTTTGTTCCACTTTGAGCAGTAATTTTTATGCCATCTTGACATATTTTATCAGAAGAGGTAACTGCACCTTTAACCGGTATTACAAATTTACACATGTTTTGTGCATTATTGTTATATACCTTATCTACAAAGGCTTTTCTACTTTCTTTTCGCAGCGAAGAATCAACATTTTCTTTAATCAAATGATACTCCCTTGTGTACTCTAGGTCTCTTTTCCCATAAAATTCTTCGCCTTTAAGTAGTACAGGTGCAGGTTTTTGCAGGCCACAGCTTATCAGTATTGCTGATAATATAAAGAACAAGGCTATACGACACATACACTTATCTCTAGATATATCAACTTTCACAAAACTTTATAGTGTTTTTCGTCTATTTATTACTTTCTTCATTTATTTTATCAGTCAAATAGTCTCTTAAATCGGTAAGTTCTTGCAACAAATTTCTTGAATAATGATCAATTCTTACATCGTTACCAAATTCCTTTTGTACTCCTTTTATTGTATATCCTTTGTCATATAGCATATATTTTATTTTCTTTATTGCCTCTATACACTTATGATCATATAGTCTTCTTCCCTTCCGT from Wolbachia endosymbiont (group B) of Parapoynx stratiotata harbors:
- a CDS encoding murein hydrolase activator EnvC family protein: MCRIALFFILSAILISCGLQKPAPVLLKGEEFYGKRDLEYTREYHLIKENVDSSLRKESRKAFVDKVYNNNAQNMCKFVIPVKGAVTSSDKICQDGIKITAQSGTKVIASAPGKVIYVGKGLRWYGNLIIVEHKDNYMTMYSYLKNIQVEIGDKVKQGQVIGSAGKSSTQDKDPQMCFTIRHNGQAVDPLVHINCD
- a CDS encoding MerR family transcriptional regulator, which produces MNKKKLFYTIGEVAEELHLEQHVLRFWESQFHQIKPIKRKGRRLYDHKCIEAIKKIKYMLYDKGYTIKGVQKEFGNDVRIDHYSRNLLQELTDLRDYLTDKINEESNK